The genomic stretch AGAAGATTTGCGGAATCAGCTTATCCGTACGGTAGGAAATCCAGAAGAACGTTTTCACGAAGACGCGCTGCGAATGATGAGAGCGGTTCGGTTTGTTAGTCAGCTAGCATTTTCTATTTCAGATAAAACGAAGAGAGCTATTTCAGAGCATGGAAATCTATTGAAGCACGTATCAGTTGAAAGAATTACCATTGAGTTTGAGAAGCTTCTTTTGGGTAAACGCCCTTCTTTAGCGCTTGCGCTCATAGCAGACACTAAATTATATGAGCACTTGCCAGGATTAGATATTGGTGAAGAAGCTTTTCGCCGCTTGTGTAAATACGACTGGATGATGCTTGAAGATATATCGGAATGCTGGACACTTCTACTTTATTTGCTAGGGGTTGATCCTGATCCATTTTTACGTCAATGGAAGCTTGCTAATCGACAAATAAAGGCTGTGAAGCTTCAGCTTGGTGGACTTGAGGACGTCTTAGAAAATGGTTGGTCAAAAGAAACATTGTATCAACTTGGAGAAGAGTCTGCCCTAAGAGTAAACCGAGTTCTGCAATTAGTAAGAAGCACTAACTATCTTCATACAACTTTGCTTATTTCTCGTTATCGAGAGCTTCCTATTCACTCTATGAAGGAACTTGCTATTACGGGCCAAGATGTTATGACATGGGTAGATCGTAAGGGTGGTCCATGGCTTTCAACTTTGTTACAGGATATAGAGAAGAAAGTGTTGAATGGTGAATTACAAAATAGCAAAGGGTCGATAAAGGAGTGGGTACAGTCTTGCAAACAGATATTAGAAGAACGTTATTAGAGATGTTTACAAACGCAGAAGGTGAATATGTATCTGGGCAGCGCATTAGCGACTTGCTAGGCTGTTCAAGAACTGCAGTTTGGAAACATATTGAAGACTTAAGAAAAGAAGGCTATGAACTAGAAGCTGTTCGAAAGAAAGGGTATCGCATCGTTACTAAGCCTAATAAAGTAAGTACAAATGAGCTGCTTCTTGGTCTGCAAACGAAAAAAATCGGTCAAAATCTTTACTATGAAGAAACTGTGGAGTCAACACAAAAAATTGCACATCGTCTTGCTCAAGAAGGAGCTGTCGAAGGAACGGTAGTTGTAGCGGAAGAGCAAACAGCTGGTCGAGGTCGCTTGGCTCGTAAATGGTACTCTCCAAAATACACGGGAGTGTGGATGAGTATTATCTTGCGACCTGCAATTCCACCACAGCATGCACCACAGCTGACACTATTAGCCGCCGTAGCAATTGTACAAGCAATACAAGAAGTAACAAATGTACTACCCGATATAAAATGGCCAAACGATATTTTAGTGAACAATAAAAAGCTAGTAGGAATCTTAACTGAGATGCAAGCTGATGTTGAGCAAGTTCACTCTGTTATTATTGGAATTGGAATCAATGTGAATCAAAAGCTAGAACATTTTGATTCTGATATTCAACACTTGGCGACATCTTTATCAATTGAAGAGCAAAAAGAAGTGAATCGTGCAGCTCTTATGCAAGCGATTTTCTTAAAGATGGAATCTTTGTATGAAGATTATTTAGAAAATGGTTTTGGGTTAGTAAAGCACTTATGGGAATCTTATTCTATTAGCATTGGAAAGCGGATTGTTGCACGCACTTTGAAAGCAACGATTGAAGGGTACGCAAAAGGGATTACAAACGATGGCGTCCTGCTGTTAGAGGATGATTATGGAACGGTTCATCATATTCATTCTGCTGATATTGAACTCTCTTCGAAATAAAACTAGAAAATGTAAGAATATTTCTTTATAATACGAGTATCAGGGTAGTATCGACAGAACTTCACCTGATACTCTTTTTTATAATTTATCGTTTACGAACTGCCTTGATCTAAAAAAGACTAGGACAGAGGGATGACAATATATAAGGACAAGCGTGTGCTCTTAAGCACGCTGTTTAGCTATAGACTGCTTTTGTCAAAAACCTTCTTCCTTTTTAAGTGTAAGAAGGTTTTTTTTGCGTTGTCATCTCCTCTAGTATAGGAGGAGATTTATTGTGAAAACGAAGCTTGATTTCTTAAAAATGAAACAGCAACAAGAACCGATTGTTATGCTTACTGCTTACGACTACCCGTCTGCAAAATATGCGGAAGCATCAGAGGTGGAC from Bacillus sp. 1780r2a1 encodes the following:
- a CDS encoding biotin--[acetyl-CoA-carboxylase] ligase; its protein translation is MQTDIRRTLLEMFTNAEGEYVSGQRISDLLGCSRTAVWKHIEDLRKEGYELEAVRKKGYRIVTKPNKVSTNELLLGLQTKKIGQNLYYEETVESTQKIAHRLAQEGAVEGTVVVAEEQTAGRGRLARKWYSPKYTGVWMSIILRPAIPPQHAPQLTLLAAVAIVQAIQEVTNVLPDIKWPNDILVNNKKLVGILTEMQADVEQVHSVIIGIGINVNQKLEHFDSDIQHLATSLSIEEQKEVNRAALMQAIFLKMESLYEDYLENGFGLVKHLWESYSISIGKRIVARTLKATIEGYAKGITNDGVLLLEDDYGTVHHIHSADIELSSK
- a CDS encoding CCA tRNA nucleotidyltransferase, encoding MKEPFIHPLFIIHTLQQAGHEAYFVGGAVRDMILQRKVGDVDIATSALPDDVMSLFSKTIHVGIEHGTVVVLHEGEQYEVTTFRSEGEYEDFRRPASVQFISSLVEDLKRRDFTINAMAMNEKGEIIDPFNGREDLRNQLIRTVGNPEERFHEDALRMMRAVRFVSQLAFSISDKTKRAISEHGNLLKHVSVERITIEFEKLLLGKRPSLALALIADTKLYEHLPGLDIGEEAFRRLCKYDWMMLEDISECWTLLLYLLGVDPDPFLRQWKLANRQIKAVKLQLGGLEDVLENGWSKETLYQLGEESALRVNRVLQLVRSTNYLHTTLLISRYRELPIHSMKELAITGQDVMTWVDRKGGPWLSTLLQDIEKKVLNGELQNSKGSIKEWVQSCKQILEERY